One genomic window of Evansella cellulosilytica DSM 2522 includes the following:
- the sigW gene encoding RNA polymerase sigma factor SigW — translation MDAVVKKIVIEVKKGNQQAFSELVELYKDKVYQIAYRMLGNVHEAQDVAQEAFLRAYVNIESYDTNRKFSTWLFRIATNLAIDRIRKKKPDFHLEDKVAGTEDLDYYSQFATEDKLPEEKVVQYETQDWVQKEIMALPPKYRSAIILKYIEDLSLKEISNILNLPVATVKTRIHRGREALRKRLRET, via the coding sequence ATGGATGCGGTTGTAAAAAAAATAGTTATAGAAGTAAAGAAAGGTAATCAACAAGCTTTCTCAGAGCTAGTTGAGCTATATAAAGATAAAGTTTATCAAATTGCATATCGAATGCTAGGGAATGTGCATGAGGCGCAGGATGTTGCTCAAGAAGCGTTTTTACGTGCATATGTGAATATTGAGTCGTATGATACAAATAGGAAGTTTTCAACTTGGCTTTTTAGGATTGCAACAAACTTAGCTATCGATAGAATTAGAAAGAAGAAACCAGATTTTCATCTCGAAGATAAAGTGGCGGGGACAGAGGATTTAGATTATTATTCTCAATTTGCTACAGAGGATAAATTACCAGAAGAAAAGGTTGTCCAATACGAAACACAAGATTGGGTACAAAAAGAAATTATGGCTTTACCACCGAAGTATCGATCAGCTATCATTTTGAAATATATAGAAGATCTTTCTTTAAAGGAGATTAGTAATATTTTGAACCTACCCGTTGCTACAGTGAAAACGAGGATTCATCGAGGTAGGGAAGCATTAAGGAAACGGCTACGAGAAACTTGA
- a CDS encoding CdaR family protein, protein MDKWFNNSWVLKGVSLLIAMMLFLVVNMDRQPTQTGGLPGITNGQRVIEELDLTVYYDEDTHVVTEAPEHVQVTLRGPQNILTLLALERQSYEVFVDVRGKEPGVHYERVQHRDFHKDLNVSINPPTVRITIQEKQTVSLPVEVDIINEGEVGEGYSIGTPTVSPSNVDITAAQGVIEQIASVRAVVDVAGRDATFQSATSVIVLDQNGNEMNVNTDPPAVEVTVPITAPNKEVPVRIEREGELPEGIAVESITAEPSTITVFGPVSIINDISFIDGVKVDLSNITESTSFEVDVQAPNGVERIAPETITITIEVTQEEEREFSNFEIDVVGVPEGNNYAFIEPEEGMLDISILGSRNVLDRVSRTDIQLYVDLNDLSDGEHDVPLQFNGPQGVRIDPNIMNSVRLVIYDEDEEPFVEEPVQGENTSEEIEGEQEENTT, encoded by the coding sequence ATGGATAAATGGTTTAATAATTCGTGGGTGTTAAAAGGCGTGTCCCTCCTTATAGCCATGATGCTATTTTTAGTTGTAAATATGGATAGGCAACCAACCCAAACAGGTGGATTACCTGGAATTACAAATGGGCAGCGTGTAATAGAGGAACTAGACCTAACTGTTTATTATGATGAGGATACGCATGTTGTGACAGAGGCACCAGAACATGTTCAAGTAACATTAAGAGGTCCACAAAATATTTTAACGCTTTTAGCTCTAGAAAGACAAAGCTACGAAGTATTTGTTGATGTTAGAGGGAAGGAACCTGGAGTACATTATGAGCGAGTGCAGCATAGAGATTTTCATAAAGATTTAAATGTTTCTATTAATCCTCCCACAGTACGGATTACAATCCAAGAGAAGCAAACCGTTTCACTTCCAGTTGAAGTTGATATTATCAACGAGGGTGAAGTAGGAGAGGGTTATAGCATAGGTACGCCGACTGTTTCTCCATCTAATGTAGATATTACCGCGGCGCAAGGCGTTATTGAGCAAATCGCAAGTGTTCGGGCGGTAGTCGATGTAGCTGGAAGAGATGCGACGTTCCAATCTGCAACGAGTGTTATAGTGCTAGATCAAAATGGTAATGAAATGAATGTTAATACTGACCCACCTGCTGTTGAGGTAACTGTACCAATAACTGCGCCAAATAAAGAAGTACCTGTGCGAATTGAGAGAGAAGGTGAGTTACCGGAAGGAATTGCGGTTGAGTCGATAACAGCAGAGCCAAGCACTATTACCGTATTTGGTCCAGTTTCTATCATAAACGACATTTCGTTTATTGATGGTGTAAAAGTTGATCTAAGTAATATCACTGAAAGTACATCTTTTGAAGTTGATGTACAAGCACCAAATGGTGTGGAACGTATTGCGCCTGAAACGATTACAATAACCATTGAAGTGACGCAAGAAGAAGAGAGAGAGTTTTCTAACTTTGAGATTGATGTAGTAGGGGTTCCCGAAGGTAACAATTATGCGTTTATCGAACCAGAAGAAGGCATGCTAGATATCTCCATTTTGGGCAGTAGAAATGTTTTAGACAGAGTGAGTCGAACCGATATACAGTTATACGTTGACTTAAACGATTTATCTGATGGAGAGCACGATGTTCCGTTACAGTTCAATGGTCCACAAGGTGTTAGAATTGATCCTAATATCATGAATAGTGTTCGTCTCGTCATCTATGATGAGGATGAAGAGCCATTCGTCGAGGAACCTGTTCAAGGGGAAAATACGAGTGAAGAAATAGAAGGAGAACAAGAAGAAAACACAACATAG
- the cdaA gene encoding diadenylate cyclase CdaA — MLGSIFENISLLDLLVVVIDILLVAYVIYKLINVIRGTRAVQLLKGITVILVVWFLSRQFGFITLEWIMQQAVVYGLLAIIIIFQPELRRALEQIGRGRFFSKGSTAEEEDVKKNIEHIVKAANYMGKRRIGALISIEKETGMNDYVETGITMNAHLTSELLINVFIPNTPLHDGAVIIKNNEIMAAGCYLPLSENPFISKELGTRHRAALGVSEVTDSVTLVVSEETGGISVTKNGELHRNLDEDALRTLLENDLLNVDQTKSTSRWQWGGKKNG; from the coding sequence ATGTTAGGAAGTATTTTTGAAAATATCTCATTATTAGATTTACTAGTTGTTGTCATTGATATATTATTAGTGGCTTATGTTATATACAAATTAATTAATGTAATACGAGGCACTAGGGCAGTCCAGCTTCTGAAAGGGATAACTGTAATCTTAGTGGTCTGGTTTTTAAGTAGGCAATTTGGATTTATAACACTTGAGTGGATTATGCAACAAGCTGTCGTCTATGGTCTACTTGCAATTATTATTATATTCCAGCCTGAGCTTAGACGAGCACTAGAACAAATTGGTAGAGGTCGTTTTTTTTCAAAAGGCTCCACAGCTGAAGAGGAAGATGTTAAGAAAAATATAGAGCATATTGTGAAAGCTGCAAATTACATGGGGAAGCGTCGAATTGGTGCTTTAATCTCGATCGAAAAGGAAACGGGAATGAACGACTATGTTGAGACTGGGATAACGATGAACGCTCACCTCACTTCAGAGCTATTAATCAATGTATTTATTCCAAACACTCCGCTTCACGATGGTGCTGTCATTATTAAGAATAATGAAATTATGGCTGCAGGATGCTATTTACCTTTGTCAGAAAATCCTTTTATATCAAAAGAATTAGGAACGCGGCACCGCGCCGCTTTAGGTGTTAGTGAAGTAACAGATAGTGTTACGTTAGTTGTGTCTGAGGAAACTGGTGGTATTTCTGTTACGAAAAATGGAGAATTACATCGCAACTTAGATGAGGATGCGTTAAGAACGTTACTCGAAAATGATTTACTAAACGTAGATCAAACGAAGTCTACTTCTCGCTGGCAGTGGGGAGGTAAGAAAAATGGATAA
- a CDS encoding anti-sigma factor family protein gives MACKKDYAEQIHHYLDEELTLLERKRFESHIQKCSACHAHVRELRKTEAIVQSASHIKAPANFTDNVMSQLPKQSQKARYKNWMRKHPYIITAATFFLVFIVSLTSIWNDGGKEISVKGDGHFIVDEERGVVIIPEGETISGDITVRNGNIEINGEVLGNITVINGEQYLASAGSVAGEIQEINQVLEWMWFHTKSFFSEVLNVMNGDKQ, from the coding sequence ATGGCTTGTAAAAAAGATTATGCAGAACAAATACACCATTATTTAGATGAAGAGCTTACACTGTTAGAGAGAAAAAGGTTTGAAAGCCATATACAAAAATGTAGTGCTTGTCATGCTCATGTTAGGGAACTTAGGAAGACGGAGGCAATTGTACAAAGTGCCTCTCATATAAAGGCGCCAGCAAATTTTACTGATAATGTCATGAGTCAGTTGCCAAAGCAATCGCAGAAAGCACGCTATAAAAACTGGATGAGAAAGCACCCATATATTATTACTGCTGCTACTTTCTTTTTAGTATTTATTGTGAGCTTAACTTCTATTTGGAATGACGGCGGAAAAGAAATTTCTGTAAAAGGCGATGGTCACTTCATAGTAGATGAGGAGCGAGGTGTCGTTATTATTCCTGAAGGAGAAACTATTTCTGGAGATATTACTGTCCGTAATGGAAATATAGAAATAAATGGAGAAGTGCTAGGTAATATAACTGTAATTAATGGAGAGCAATATTTAGCCTCAGCTGGTAGTGTTGCTGGTGAGATACAAGAAATAAATCAAGTGCTAGAGTGGATGTGGTTCCATACAAAGTCCTTTTTCTCTGAAGTACTAAATGTTATGAATGGTGATAAACAGTAA